The following proteins come from a genomic window of Metarhizium brunneum chromosome 2, complete sequence:
- the ALG14 gene encoding UDP-N-acetylglucosamine transferase subunit ALG14 yields the protein MVVTTIQLVSLLAGLISLAVYVTTRHIQLSQARRSRTWPKPPPFQAETRLPQNEYYLLVLGSGGHTKEMLMMMDDGTRDFGNSHRRYLISSGDKMSLNHVEDYEAELKATSENPGTYDTRVVTRARRVHQPLWSTPFSALRSVLDIFPVLLSPPKNEVGRQLKYPGIVFSNGPATGFFVALAVHLLKLFWVVPDDRLRFVYVESWARIATLSLTGRLLYYTGLADAFYVQHGEVAERYGLVNAGEMVFNSRRARQTRPGLDRQ from the exons ATGGTCGTAACAACCATACAGCTTGTCTCCCTCCTTGCGGGCCTCATCAGCCTTGCCGTCTACGTAACT ACACGTCACATCCAGCTGTCTCAAGCCCGCCGGTCCAGGACCTGGCCCAAACCACCACCCTTCCAAGCAGAGACCCGACTCCCTCAAAATGAGTACTACCTCTTGGTCCTCGGCTCAGGCGGCCACACCAAAGAGATGCTCATGATGATGGACGACGGCACCCGCGACTTTGGCAACTCGCACCGTCGCTATCTCATTTCCAGCGGGGACAAAATGTCGCTCAATCACGTAGAGGACTATGAGGCGGAATTGAAGGCGACGTCTGAAAACCCGGGCACCTACGACACCCGCGTCGTGACCCGGGCTCGCAGGGTTCACCAGCCGCTTTGGTCTACGCCGTTTTCTGCCCTGCGAAGCGTCCTCGACATCTTCCCCGTCTTGCTGTCCCCGCCGAAGAACGAGGTTGGAAGGCAGCTCAAGTACCCAGGGATTGTCTTTTCGAATGGTCCGGCGACGGGCTTCTTTGTAGCACTGGCGGTGCATTTGCTGAAGCTCTTCTGGGTGGTGCCGGATGACCGCTTGCGCTTCGTGTACGTGGAGAGCTGGGCGAGGATCGCGACGCTGAGCCTGACCGGCAGATTGTTGTATTATACCGGCTTGGCGGATGCCTTCTACGTGCAGCACGGGGAGGTTGCCGAGCGGTATGGCCTTGTGAATGCCGGGGAGATGGTGTTTAATTCACGGAGGGCCAGGCAGACTCGGCCTGGCTTGGATCGCCAGTAG
- the RSM25 gene encoding mitochondrial 37S ribosomal protein mS23 yields the protein MGGRQIRPARVFQSVSQELNHQMLAGHTVAQPPWYQVMNSVPPAETLVRTVTPRHRMPNPKAKKPKKLYRPQSISYPEDALRTSFYKDHPWELARPRIVLELDGKDYQHCDWSKGLRQPGVPLTGECVVQRQLHLMHAEKMSKRKAYDTARKEFYRLRQEEEIEKRVAVEEAKHVGAYFGKSRLDVGVQLEDQEFENWKIWAGKETANRAARSNSEIETFGVEDSEEELAEAASV from the exons atgggcggcCGACAAATACGGCCCGCGCGGGTCTTCCAATCCGTCTCCCAAGAGCTGAACCACCAGATGCTCGCGGGCCACACCGTCGCCCAACCACCATGGTACCAGGTCATGAACTCGGTTCCCCCCGCCGAGACGCTCGTCCGCACAGTCACGCCCAGGCATCGCATGCCGAACCCCAaagccaagaagcccaagaagctGTACCGACCCCAAAGTATCAGCTACCCCGAGGACGCTCTCCGAACGAGTTTCTACAAAGACCACCCGTGGGAACTGGCCCGGCCACGAATCGTCCTCGAACTAGACGGAAAAGATTACCAGCATTGCGACTGGAGTAAGGGTTTGCGACAGCCCGGTGTCCCCCTAACAGGCGAATG CGTCGTCCAACGGCAGCTACATCTCATGCATGCCGAAAAGATGAGCAAACGCAAAGCCTACGACACGGCGCGCAAAGAATTCTACAGACTCCGtcaggaggaggagattgaGAAGAGGGTAGCGGTCGAGGAGGCAAAGCACGTGGGGGCGTACTTTGGCAAGTCCCGGCTGGACGTGGGCGTGCAGCTCGAGGACCAGGAGTTTGAAAACTGGAAGATTTGGGCGGGCAAAGAGACGGCGAATAGGGCAGCAAGATCGAATTCGGAAATCGAGACGTTTGGAGTCGAAGACAGTGAGGAGGAGTTGGCTGAGGCTGCGTCTGTATAA